The following nucleotide sequence is from Dromaius novaehollandiae isolate bDroNov1 chromosome Z, bDroNov1.hap1, whole genome shotgun sequence.
ACCAAGCAGTGATACTCTCCTGGCCTATCACTCCTTTTCTGAGGGAAATTATCACAAAGAGCTTTTGAGAAAAGTTTCCAAGATACCCATGCTAGTGTGGGAGCATGCCACAAGGCTTGAGCCTGATCAGCTAGGATTTCTTATTACAATCAAGACCTTGTCTTGTCTGCAGGAAGGTTGCTATTTTTGGGCAACGTGCTCAGATGCTGCCACTGCGCTAGTGACTGAAGAGTCTGCAGCTGCTTTGGGTAGACTGGGAAATTGATGGTTCTGCCTAAATATGAAAAGGAGCAAGTTTCTCCATTAATTGTTCTGTTACTGAAATTTGATAGCAAATCCAGTTAAGATTACTCTGGCCTGAAATCTTTTATATCTTACCAGACTTCGTTAAAAGTAGACACACAGGACTGGAAGGGACCTGTTGTGTCACTGAATAACATCCCTATGAAACTGTAGGCAACCAAGCCCTATGGTTatacatgaaaacaaaacaacctccccTTTCCCAGCTTCTTGCCACTTTACCACATATAGATTGCTTCTTTTCCAGGTTAACACTGAGCCCATGACCAAGACATGATCTGCCATATGACAATCCTGCCAGGAGCATCTGTATATGTTGCTTCATATCCTGCTTTATCATGGAAACAAACtgtcctagggcagtgggagctcTTCTGCAGGTGCGTTCATAGCAGTTAAATGTAACTGTAGAAAACAACTCATCATCTGGATGGTCCTGCTAAGAGGTTCACAGAaagacattaaatattttaacatttaaatgatCATTACGTTTCAAAGTTAGTAGCACTGGGTGATtaagagaatcacagaataatttaggtcagaagggacctctggaggtcacctagttcAAACCCCTTCTtcaagcagggccagcttcaaagcTAGATTGGGTTGCTTATGGCCTTGTCAAGTTGAGTTTGGAGTATTTCCAAGCAGGAGATTGTTTTATGACATAATTTGAAAAGGTGTTGTTTTAGGCTAGGACTTGGACAGAAAAAACGTTGTTAATTACTTCATGAATGTAGATTTTTCAGAAAGAGGCTGTAATATTATATTCTTAGAGCTACATCTGCATGCTAGAAAAAGTGTCCTTGCTCTCAGAAGTGCTAAAATGTGCCATAGTGTTCCCAGATGatgcatttttgtttgtaatagagaggaaaaatggtATAGCTTCAATGCTTGTTGATGCTAATCAGCTGAATGTTGAATGCGGATTACAAGCCATAGGAGTACGCAGGActttgaacatctccagagaAGCAACAACCTACCAGGCACAGTCACAAACGCTGTTCACAGGCAACTGTATGATTAGAAGGTCAGAGAGTTGTTGTCCACTGGGATATAGGCAcagcaaaagtaattaaaatcatttttgtgCATAGAGGATCTGCAGCTGAGATGCAAGTGGGAAAAGGAGGATTATGCCGTCATAACCATAGCACTAGATTTGGCAGTCCAAGCGTGTTGCAATGGCTAACACTAAGAAGGAAAGGCATCCCCCTGTCATCCCCCAGTGAACTCTGCATTCTCTTTGTGATTTCTAGCACACTTATCCTGCTTCACTGGCCAGTTTTTACGAAACATCTTACAACCTTTTAGCTGTCCTCAAAAACTGCACCACCCCTAAAACCCTGCTTTAAAGGTTAAGTACTTTAATAAAAAATTCCAACTGTAATAGAATTATTTGTGGAGAAGACTAGATCAGTGCTTTAGTCAAACATCACAGTAATGAGTGCTCTTCTCAGGCCTGGAAAAAGGTGCACAATCACTCTTGATTGctataaagattaaaaaaaaaaagacctgagtGGTGAGGAGTTTAAAGCACAGTAGTCCACAGTGTATTGCACAGTCTGGCTTTTGTGATTATTTAGTGGtggttttattttacagattgCATTCATAGGAAGACAGAGAATGAAGACTGAGATCCAATGCTCACGATTAGGCAAAAATGTTATGACAGACTTTGACACAGAAATACATAGCATAATAAAAGACAAGACTTGGGGGGACAGAGCTTTAAACTTATAAGAGGTTTAGCAGTCAGCAAATATTCTTTTGTTTTAGCTTCTAAAATACTGCTGCTAAACTAGTAAGCAATCTAGTAGTGCTGAATCCAAAATCTGAGAGTTTTTCTTTAGTTCATTTAGagtttattctatttttttgcctttttatagGGTAGTAACTTCTCTGGCAAGACACTCAAGGAGTCTGGTGGTCACTAGAAATATGTTACATTCACAGTGTATTACGCAGGTAGGGTAGTATTTCGTGGCAGAAATTAGTCAGTAGCTGAGTGATGCTATAGCAATACAATGCAGCCTACAGAGGGCTTCTAACAGTGGGAAACACAAATGTATGTTATTGTGATAATGAGCATCCTTATAAGAGAAACTTCTCTGGGCCAGACAGCTATGAGATGGTAGTCCCAACCAGATTTCCTGTTCTCACAAACAGCATCATCTGTGTACATTGAAAATGTCATTGTTAGGCTGAGACTTGAGTAATTTTTATTGATCTTTGTTATTGTTGCATTTTCACATTCCTCCCTATAAGCCCAGTCATATCAGAGGAATGTAGCATCTGCTGTTAAAATACCAACAGTGATAATATTTACTAGAATTAAGGTTTGCAAAATTCAACTCAATTTACAAAATGATTCTTTTCGTATTATTCTAAAGAGCACATGGGAGGATGTGCATAGGTTTCAGCCTGCTCTAGACTGTTAGTGTCAGACTCATCACAGTAGTTAACATGCTACTGTGTCAGACTGCAGAGCAGTTTAATCAAATGGAGGAAGAAATTATACTACTGTGCATCTTGGGCATCAGAATTGTTTTTGCTATTATTATAGTCCTATTGATAAGGGAGTTTATTTTTCTAGCTGAGGAAATGAAAGGTGTTGAGTATGGGTTTGGTTCAGAGATGTCCGCTTCTGTTGTGTTCTCCAAAATTCTCTATATTTGTCCAAAAGAGAAAAACGTatcaatatatacaaatacatgtttattaactattttaatatactagaatgcatttaaatatagatatttaagtgcataaatatacatatatgtaggCACCTTATAGCTGGAGCCATCAAACAACACAAAACATCACTTAGTTTTAGCATGTGCTTGAGTTGTTGTTttgttcagaaacagaaaaataaggaattatttttttctgtgcagctttttttttttttcctccatacttGTGTCTTTTTGCCAGGCAAAAGATGACCTAATCCTTCTTTTATAGCTACAGTAATTGAAGAAATAATAGCTTAGCTTTagtgttttttagttttttagtATCTATCAAAATACAAGTCTCATTACTTGTAACAGGACAGTGGTGGGCAGTAAATTTATAATATTGTTTATATAAATTCCACATTGTTGTAAACCTAACAGTAGTGGTCTGTGATGCAGgatgtactaaaaaaaaaaagaaggtaaacactaagtaaaatggaaatgaaacctACTAAAATGTATATAATTCTGTGCCTCTGTGATAAACTTGATTTTGTAGTTTCCAGAAGGGGTTTTCAGGGTCAGATGTAAAATCACAGAGTCTTTTGTATTAGCTGTACCATATGCTTGACTTAAAATGGCTTTGGTCTGCCTTCTGAAATAACTTTGTAAGTGATTGGATGAATTGGATGAAAAATAACTCACTATATCATGCTGTCTACAAGACTTTGTCTGGAATAGCCTGTGTTTGTCTGCAGCAtaacttttattaaaatatttggcCATACAGTGTTGAAGGTAGACAGCATGTTCCAGCACTTTGCTGCATAGGCAGACTGGTACGTGCtgtttccaaggggaaaaaaaagcccctcgtATTTAACTGGAGCCTGAGAGACCTTTACAGTCATTCAGCTCATCAGAACAATATTTTTTGTTCTAAAAGTCTCAACCATCACCCAAGCGGGagtgaaaatattaatttgtagCACAGcttatttgttttttgtctgaCACAGATGCTCATTTATGTCGACTCAGTTTAGATTAAATTCTCTcgtttgtatatatacatacgtgCATACCGatgcccaaagagaaagcatgtaCCTGGATTAAATCATTATAATACAATATTACCAAATTTTATTCTATGCTGCAAGGAAGAAGGTATCTATCTACACACAGACAGATTCAGATATCCTTATGCCTTGAGAGCAACATAAATGTCTTCAGTAGtcaagtatttttcattaaagtGTGTCAATATAATTTACTTTGTCTCATATTTTGGGAGAACCTAATTGTGCAAAAATATATTGTTGATTTTGAAGATATGCATCCATAAAACGTCAAGgcaataaataattatttatccTTCttgaaagattttcattttatgaattaCCATTAACCGTTTGCACTGCAGCTGTGTTGGCATTGCAACCATGTCAGTCATGTTGCTCTGACTGTGCAAGCATATTAAAAGGGAGTCTTTGCTTGGAAGCATGTACCAGATACAGATATCACAGCCAGTTTAAATAGGATGTGACAAAGAAGATGGATGAACATTAGGTATGAAGagcagtaaagaaagaaagacaaagtcaAAATAATAAAAGCCAACAGAAATAATTGTATTGCTTCCACTGAATTCCTAAGTAAGCAAGAATGcattctgcctttctcttttacATAACATTGATCTGTTGGCCTATTGATGAGTCAAACTGTAATAACTTTAATTAGATTTGCAGTAATTACGctgtttttataatttatttgtgATTCTGGGTGTCGTAATCCTAAAATAGAGCTAAAGTTCTCTTGACTGAGTCTTcttatatttctaaaaataaaaaacaaaaccagggtGCTAGTGAGTGTTTGAGCCACACAGCAAaacatatatttgtgtgtgtcaGAAGCAAATTTTCTTAAATACATCTAAAACACTATAGGAACATGCTGCTTTGATAGGGACCACATTTTTGCGAGCATATTCTCTTGTCTAATTGATCCCATACAAAGCAAGCCATTTGgatagcatttttctttctttgtcctggtttattttctctgtttctcccccTTGCCCTGGCTCCAACCAATGCCTGTTACCACTTCTTTGACAGAAGTTAGGCAATGGGATAGTCTTGTGAGGAAGGAAAGCTTGTGTCAAAAGCATCATTTACTGCACTATGGTAGCAGGAAGGCAACTTGTGAAGACACCCAGGCTTGTATTTTCTTGTACTTCTGTTTGTGATAGTGTTCAACCATCAGTGCCAAgctaaaaacatgcattttgcatCTAAGTAGTCATTTAATACATTACCCAATGAAGTCAATTCAGGAGGTTGTTATCATCGATTAATTGGTGATTGTTTGAAATCAACTgattaaaaataatcacattccAGGAAGAAAGCAACACCACTTTACAATTATTTATACTATAGAAGCAACAGACTTTTTATCCCTAGAGCTTTTCATAAAATAGGTCATTCTTTGGCCAGTCCGTTGTTGTAGTCTGACTACTATTACAAAATGTGTAAACTACAAACgggcaaaattttatttttttaaatactgagggATTGCAAACCTAACTGTAGATAACAGATCTTTGTCCAGAATTGCAGTTTCTTCCATCAGCAATTTGGCTCAGGGAATTTAACTTAAAAGATTTCAGGCATTTCAGTGCACTAGCAAATTGTTCTGATTCCATCATAAAAAATATGCCATGACTTAAAGAAAGAATTTCAATGCATAGGTAAAAAACTAAGGAGTCTAAAGAATCCCACACAGCTAGGCCACAGATGGAGGACAAGGTGCTCGTAAATATCTTTACATTTCTGGGTAACAAACTTACGGAGCACggactgtcactgaagcagtgtTGGCCCCACTCATTTGGTAGCAGTTTTGCTAGGAATCATGTTGCCTTTGGTAACTTTCCAAGCTTGTGCCTTACTCTTCTGAGGAAAGTACATTTAGTTGGCTCACAGAACTAGTTCCTGAAGAAGTTTTCCATTCAGAAGGGCAAGGTTGCTATTTCCTTAGTTTGTAACTAGAGGTGGTAGCTGTGCAGATAGCTGCTAtagaaaataacaataataatagatcaggaaatttaatttctttcttagcATGTGAAAGCCATACAAAAACTGTATGGTTCTATAGCTGATGTCTTTCTGGTATAATGTCAtaacatttcatttgaaatacaaattaaaaaaatgtaaaattaatgttctgttaattttactattaaaaaaaagaggaatcagTTTCCTGGCATACATAAGACTGAGGTGTCTCTTAGGAAACAGATTTTAATTCCTTCCACATGAGCTCAAAAGCAGACTAAGGACCGTAGTGGAAGCACGGGTTATTTCTGCCTCCTAAGCATCTGTGATTGGAGGCTACAGAAAGCTGACAGCTCTTCAACTTTGCTTTTACTCCCACTCCTTGAGGACAAGGCTCCCGCAGTCTCTTACTCCTTCCAAGCTGCAAGAGTGGAGTTCAGCTATGTTCTCTCACAATTTACAACATGACATGGAAGGATCCTGTGCCTTCTCTGACTAATTTCAGGAAGCCAATGTATCATTAATCTGCTAAATTTCATATATTAGGAGAAAGAAGCTCACATTATACAAAAGGAATATTAAAAcctgtaggaaaaaaattaaacctgtCAAACATTTATGTCAATTGACTGGATGCATTGATTTAAATAGCTGCATCTGCTTTTCATTACAACTACTGGCTACAGTTGTCATCCACACACCACTGCTACAACTCTGCATACAACCAATTACCCTGTGCATTGCTGATTCCTTTTGGCAGCCGCTCTGCTTCGCCTGATTCTCTAAATCAGTATTATTGTTTTCCTACTCTTCCATCTGTTTTTGAATGTTGCCTACTCCCTCTAATAGCACTGATTAGTGAAGGTGAGGAAATGCCAAGGTGCTTAAGTAATATACAAATCATGGAAATGGACTTGGGCTACATCTTGCTTTTGTTTGGCCTAAGGGCATGGTTTCTATGTCAGCTAAAGCTTTGGCTGTGTGTAATGTATTACTTTATTAAGATTagtcagaaagcaaaatttgtgCAATAAAATTAAACAGAGGGAGTTCCAACAGAGAAATACATCTAGTGGTATCTCTTCAAAGTCAATCATCTATAAAAGCTGGTTAAGTTCTTACCAATTTCATTCTCTTGGTGAATTAGGATATTCTTCTGAATTATAACTAAAAAATATCTAATGAAAAAGTAATCCTCTGTGGTATTTACCTCTTTGTCTCCCCATTCTCCCAAAGTTTGCATTGCttctttaataaatgtttttaactttttttctctctttcttggcAAGTAAGTCAATCTGTCACCCTGGGTCAGGCACTCTCTTTTTTTACAGGGCATTGTGGTAATAGCCCCTGAGCTATCATATCTCAGTGCCAGCAAAAAAAAGTCGCCTGTGGCTACACTTCATACggctttcagttttgctttgaacCAGAGCATCATTTCCATTTGTTAAGACCTTGCTGATACATAGAAATTTGCGTATACTAAGCTGTGAATGACAGTAGAGTGCTCCCAAGTTGGATTGCCATCCTAAACTTGAAGCATTTCTAAAAATGGTGCGTCTGTAGAACACCTCCCGTTCTCTTTAATGCTCttactgttttgaaaaacagagcATGTCTTTGACAACGTTAATCTTCATCCATAAAAACTGAACAGCTCTCATGGCCTGCTGATCTCTCCTCCTGTATCCTGGAAATGCATGTTGAGCCATTGTGCATTATTGTGTTTTCCAACAAAATACTCCTTGCTTATAGTGTCCCTCTGCAAAGTTTGTGTCTTTTCTCCTTCAATAGTTTAGCTATTGATTAAACTTAGACAATAAAAACTTAGTTAGCATTTTGTTATGTTATGATTAGAAGTATTTCTAAAAGAATGAATTCTGTCACTTTTTCTTTGAATCATATGTCTAACATTGGGACAATATATAGCATTATTTCTCTATATGGGTAAGAGAGGAGATAAAAAATTATTGGTCCAAAGGCTCTTTCTATAGCCAtcagatgtttttttccccacctcaAAGAAAAGGTGGAAATAAATAAGCACGTTGCTTTGCAACAGTGTAATATAAGCTTTTCCGTATCTGACAAGCATGTGCTGAAATAATATGTAGCTGTGTTCAGTAGAAAAATAGTGAACTGCCAGGACAGAAAGAGGAAATGGTCAGAGAAAACTGCAAGTCTGGCACTCAAGTGTCTGTTCTAAGCACCCGCACGTGAACAGTGCACACAGACTGCTGTCACTAAGCATGTGATCACTTGAGCTGTGTTACTGCCATAGGGGGCCCAGGTTAGCTTTCCACAGTCCTTTTAAGCTGACCTAGGTGATAGCTGCCACCAAAAGAGGTCACTTCACCTTCCTGCAAACACACACCTACCTTAAGTTGTATATTCCTCCTGCCTCTTCCACCGGCATGACTGAGCTGCATGAGAGCTGTCTTGGCTAAAAAGATACTCCTGGGAAGACCCTCTAgctcctcccttccttttctcttgtCCACGTGGTCCTGcctctcttccctgctgctcGCTGGGGACTTTGCCAAATCACTTGAATTCATTAATCAACAGAAAATGGCTTCTGATATTTTGCTCCCATAATTATTTCAGGTTTTAGAGAGTTAGATCAGCTCATGAAGAAGTCTGGAGAGCACAAGAGCTGGCACAGGTAAGCAAGGGGAGCAGGAGTCCCCCCTGTGGCAGTGGTGAGTCACTGTGTTCATTCTTTGCCATCTCTTATCTTCCTTCAGTCCAGCTGTGAATCCTCAGACTCCCACTGAAGCACAAGCATTTTTAGAGCCTTATGAAAGGCATAAGCCTCTTGAAGCTTAATTCTTCATGTGGCAGGTGTAAGCTGTGTATTTACTCATCATTTTAGTTAATTTGCATTGAGTTCTAAAGAGAAAGTTGTTTTTACACAGAGCATAAGCAGTGAGAAAATGCCAGTAACTCTCTCTGGCCTAGCTTGTCCAGAGGTGTCAGCTAAGGTGAAATTCAGCTCAGCATTAAGATACTTAATTAATACACCCATTTTGGTGTATGAATGTGAGCAAGATGTCCAAGCTGCCATTATTGTCTGAAGAGTCAGGAACACTAGTCAGCCCATCTAAAGCAGACACTTGTATTTGGTCAGCTAAATAACTCTTTAGACTCCACTAGCTATAATGGTAACTTAGACCTACCTGACACAAAAAACATTTATATTCCTAGAGCTGTATCCTTCCGTGGGGGATTAATTCAGTTGCCAAAACATGGGCCTCTGCCGTGATTAGGCTGAGACAGGACCTACAAGAGACCTGTGCTGTTCTGGAccagcagctggaagccaggcTGCATACCCTAAATGATACTGGACTTCTATGTGTAGGCAGCTGAATCATATTCTGATTCCGTTGGGAGGGAGGGGTTTACCCTTATCTGGTTGGATTCTTCTAACAGCTCCCTTGATTTCGGTTGATACAGAAGATGGGCAGTAGTGCATTACTGAGTTACATGCTGAGAGACATTCAAGATACAGCAGTTTTCATAGAGACGGAATCATTTTCAGAGTTCATATACTGCTAGGACCGATTCCCTTTAACTATTGGTGTAAGTAACTAATGAGATTTGTCAGAATATGAGATTTGTGATTCAGCTGTAGGTGCAAATCTTGAACTAGTACAGCTTACTTATTTGCAATCACAGGCTGTTCCCACAAAAGGTAAACTGGGCTGCTAAATCAGTAACACGTCTCGGGCAGTTCTGGGGACAGCATGTCCTATCTCCGTCTATAAATTTAGGTCTGTGCTTCTATTTTTAGCTGTTTACATATCAATCAGTGAAAATATGGATCCCAGTTGGCCTTGCTTCTATACAAAGCAAGCTGCAATCTACTTTATTCAATGAGAAATACTTGATTTCTCCTGATAAAATCTCTACACTCCATAAAAATTTAATTATCTGCAACAAAACACATTGTGCCGGGACAGATCAAAGACAATACATTTATTAAactttgagaaaaacaaacaaaacactgacATAAGGAAAGTTAAATAGAAACTGAAAGACACAAATCTTCTGACCGGCATATAATGGCTTGTGTGACCAGTAAAGTACCAAAATGACATTCTGAGTTTGACTGAGGTATTTATCTATTTTTGGCAATAGAAACAGAGTAAGAAACTTCTTCCAAACACACACATAGGCATTAATTTTATTAGTGTCTATCATCTATGAAATTTTATATGAAACTAAATAATGTAGCTGTTAGAAAAATATAGCAGCAAATTAGCAGAATATCTAATGCACATTTACCATAAAGTCCGTGCTAAACTTAAAAATCCCTCCCAATAGTTGGGCCCGGTCCTGTAGCCCTTGGTCACACAGAGAACATCAATGAATTCAGTGGGAAACATCATGAGCAAGAGCTGCATTTGCTGCACTTCATAAACTTCTATTCAggtaagagaaaggaaatgaacaTCCCTATTTGCTTTCTAAGTAGTACTTCTGCTACGATGGAACTATGGCCTGCTAAGGTAACTTCTGAAGCAGTAACAGTTCATTGCAAAGCTCTGTAAAGTTCCTAATATgcttaagaacaaaaaaaccttctccactgagttctgtttttctctcttttccttctgaaagcctGTCTAATGCAGTCAGAGGAGATGCTGTTAAGCTGCAAAAGAGATAAACGCTTTTGAACAATACTGTATTCAATTCCCTTGTTCCATTGATGTCATTTAATCCCAGTATAGCTTCAAAAATGAACTGCTGGCCAAATCCTGAAGTCCTTATTTTATCTGTTTAATCAGTACTTTATGTGGCACAGACTAATGAATACCGTGATAGCTTTGGCTGTAAGAGGGCTTCAGAACTTGGTCAAATGTGAAAAGATTATGCTGCTAAATCACTAGAGCTTATTCATGTGTGTTTCAAAATTGTTCAATGAAAGTGTAGTTCTACACTGTTAAATATTGTGGTCAACAAAAACTTGCTTATAAAAAAGTATATTATTAGTATTAACCAGGATCTGATGAAGCAGAAAATATCATTTGCCCAAatattctgtatattttaaagttttctacAAAACTTTGAATTtaatgtatatttgtatattagTTACTGTAAGAAAGTAATAGGATCAGTTACTGTAAGTTCCtacaatatttcaaaatttctctATAGGTTTCTTTGGAGGTataaaatgactgtaaaaaaatctattattttttctttttgctgcaaacaaaacttttataaaacagaaaatacttttctaaGATTGCAGCAATTACATTGCTTAGATGGGTCATCATAATTAAACTACAGAGTGTAGTGTAATATAAAACATTTATGCTTTTAtgactaaaatattaaaatatattttattaatttatataaatcaaaataaatgtgttcttTATTCAAGCTACTTTTGTTTTTTCACCTACATGTTCAGTTCCCAATCACTGATATAAAGATCTCTGCCAACAGcatgatttttattaaattcttaGACTTTAAACCACCTGATTTTTAGCTTTATCAAAAAGCACGATTTACTGTACATTAAACATAGTAATTTCAATGCTTAGTATCACAAAAATCAACACCCACAATAACAAGACAGTCACTGCTAGTAAAACAGTCTCAAGACAAATTCATAGATAATATTTACAGAACACAATAGGAATATTTTGATGAATATTTTATGTTTCAACATTTCAGATAAAATTATAACAACCACAAGAaacttttaaacttcattttggtTTCAGCATACAAGTCCAAGCTGACTCTCTGCCGTGAAATACTGCATACACCTAGTCAAAGAAGAGCTATGGCATGATTTTGTTCAGTTGGTCTGTGCTCACATAGCCACAAGATACGTTAAATTCTTTGTCTGGCACAGGCAGCGCAGTTGCATTGAGCACAAGGCCTTGTGGAGAGTGAACTATATGAATAGAAGTATAGTCTGGGACAGGCATCTCCAAACTTGGGGTTTCTGTTGCTGCACCTCCAAGATTGACACCAGTAGTGGTAAGGCTCTCTGTGGTGAAGTAAGCGTCCTCATTACAGCTTTGCTCCTGAACATGTGGCTCATCCTCTTCGTGCGAAGTCACAGCAATACATTTTTTCACATCTGCCTCACAGAAGTAGGCACTGTCCATGGTGAAGTTTTGTTCTGCGCAGCCTTCACACTCCGCTCTCCCCACCTTGGATTTCTGCCCGGGTGAGAGTACAACACTGCCTGCTGGAGTAATATCACTCACTTGTGCATAAAAGTCAGTATTTGTCATAGAATTCTGGTTACTTAGCTGGGTATGGACTGATGGACTAGCTGATTCAACGCTGTCAGCAAAAGGTGGCCACAACTCGTTATTTTCACACTGAATTTTAGCATTTTTAGTATTAGGCGCTTGGGTGTCTGTGTCTAGGATTAGACTAGGAAGTGACTCGTTATCTTTCCTATCAAGGCACAACAGATCCTCTTCTTTTTCAGTTATCTTCTTGAACTGATCAATATCAGAGATGGCATCACATGTGTCACTAGCACTGAAGTCTGTCTCTGGAATATCTGGTTCACAACAACTGGCCCGTCCAGAATCATCATCCTTTGCCCCCAGGCAACTGTGTGATTTCAGATGATCATCAGTTAGGAGCCTGTCGGTATCTGAACCTCTGTTCTTTTCATCAGGGTCCTCTATGTCCAGCTCAATAAACTCAACCCACAAGTCGTCATTGTATAGCTGTGTCTTGTAGCTGTCATGGCTGGCTAAGATGGAGCTCACTTCATCTAGCTTTCCTTtctacaaagcaagaaaaaattaaTGTTATAAAGGAATGAGTAAAAATGTTCGTGCTCTTTAAGATGTTAACTTAAGGAAAGATAACTGTAGTTGATGTAATAATTGCAAGGTGTGTTCTTCTGTACTTTATGAAAACTGATTTTATGCCAACTCCCCTCGTTTCATGATTTCTTTCTACACAACTGTTCTGCCTGGGAGAACAACTGTCACCTGGTACTACTGCAATGATTCCCACTCAGAAGATTTTAGAGCATAACATTACCTTTAGGAGATCGGGGTCAATCCCTTTAATCTTTGGAACTGGCACAGGaggaaaaatcagcatttttaacctggaaaaaaaaaagatggtttttaatttgaaatggtCCTTTCTGAGGACTTCAGAAATAAGGGAGT
It contains:
- the LOC112992471 gene encoding growth hormone receptor is translated as MDLWHLLFTLALICANDSLSTSDDLLRWPQISKCRSPELETFSCYWTDGNFYNLTGPGTIQLLYMKRNDEDWKECPDYITAGENSCYFNTSYTSIWIPYCVKLANKDEVFDEKCFSVDEIVLPDPPVHLNWTLLNTSQTGIHGDIQVRWDPPPTADVQKGWITLEYELQYKEVNETKWKELEPRLSTMVPLYSLKMGRDYEIRVRSRQRTSEKFGEFSEILYVSFSQTGVEFIHCAEEIEFPWFLVVIFGACGLAVTVILILLSKQPRLKMLIFPPVPVPKIKGIDPDLLKKGKLDEVSSILASHDSYKTQLYNDDLWVEFIELDIEDPDEKNRGSDTDRLLTDDHLKSHSCLGAKDDDSGRASCCEPDIPETDFSASDTCDAISDIDQFKKITEKEEDLLCLDRKDNESLPSLILDTDTQAPNTKNAKIQCENNELWPPFADSVESASPSVHTQLSNQNSMTNTDFYAQVSDITPAGSVVLSPGQKSKVGRAECEGCAEQNFTMDSAYFCEADVKKCIAVTSHEEDEPHVQEQSCNEDAYFTTESLTTTGVNLGGAATETPSLEMPVPDYTSIHIVHSPQGLVLNATALPVPDKEFNVSCGYVSTDQLNKIMP